TGAGTTCTGGGATATGATAATCCTGAAAGTCTTGTCTGTCCCGGAATCAACGTTCTGAGGCTCACCCTGGACCTGATATGTGCCGCATGTCAGGAACGGAACAATAGGAGCTGTCTCGAATGAGTTGTATATCTGTATTGTCAGGGCAGTCGCCTTGGCCCTCTGGACACTTATCTGGTCACCAGAAGGAGTGACAATCGGCTCTTCAGCGCTTGCCGGCAAATCAGGTTCCGGGACATAAAGCGTCTGGCCGAACTTGGTGAACATCCTCTTAGTGAATGCGATACCAAGCCCCAACATTGTAATCGCGAGAACAAGAATAACAATAGCATTGATAGAGAGCTCCATAGAACCTGCTCTTCTTAGCTTACCGCTAAAGATTTTCATTCAACTTCACCTCTTTTGCCTGACAAAATAATCATAATCAACCAGTTACAAATGGGGTTGGTGCTTTATAAAGGTTTTGATAATTGCAGTATATTTTATACAGGCTCTGTCCGGAATCTCGCTAACGCTAGGGTTAGTGGCTTCAAAGTCCCTGTTAAAACCAATCCAAAGCTGACATTTCCCGTAGGGAGCTCCTTTGTCAGCCAGAAAATCACTCATTAGGACTTTGACCCGATGCCACTAACCTACATTCCGGACAGAGCCTTTTATACAGAAACATTTAAATGCAGAGAATCTCTTGATTTTCTTATTTAAAGGATGGGGGATCACAGGAATTTCCAATACCTTTAAAAACAAGCCCTTTTCATCAGAAAAACCAGGTAACAAATATGGCACGAATAAGGAAATTTTGCGCATACAGACGCCTTGAAAGGCCTTACACCCGAAAAAGCAAGTACAGGGAGAAGAGCTATGTAAGAGCATCTCCGGTATGCAAGGTGGTGAGATTCCACATGGGCAACCTGCAAAAGAAATTCCCTTTCTCACTCAGACTTATCTCAAAGAGCAGCCTTCAGATCAGGGACAATGCAATTGAATCTGCAAGGCAGATCAGCAACAAGGCCCTTGAAAAGAAGCTCGGCAAGACAGGATTCCAGATGATCATCAAAGTCTATCCTCATCACATACTGAGGGAGAATCCCCTGGCAGCAGGTGCAGGAGCAGACAGGATGAGCACGGGGATGGCCCACAGCTTCGGAAAGGCGATAGGCATCGCAGCCAGGGTGAAGAAAGGGCAGACACTCATCCATGTTTTTGTCGAGAAAGATCATGTGCCTGTCGCCAAACAGGCCCTGAAGCTCGCAGGATCAAAGCTCCCGTGCTCGACATCCATAGTGATCGACAAAGCTTGAGCTTTTAAGAGGTGGAGCAAATGCTTAACAACACATTATTCACTAATATCACACAAGGTTCTCTGGTCAGATATGAATCATACCTTTCAAACCCTATTGTGCAGGCAAAATATCTCATGGCACTGTGCATATTTGTCGGCTTCTGGATAATATCTGAAGCAATACTCTTCATCACCAGAAAATATGTAGAGGCACTGTTCGCCAAGACAGAGACAGATGTCGATGACAGGCTCATAGCAAAGACAAAGAGGCCCATAGCATGGTGGCTGAGGATAGTGGGCCTGAGACTCGGCATTTCTTACCTTGCGTATGAAGGGACGTTAGAAGTCATACTTGAAAGATTGCTTGATACATTGCACATAATACTTTTCATGTATATCCTTATCGCATTATTCAATGCATTCATAGAGTTCTTCGGACAC
Above is a genomic segment from Candidatus Woesearchaeota archaeon containing:
- a CDS encoding 50S ribosomal protein L16 gives rise to the protein MARIRKFCAYRRLERPYTRKSKYREKSYVRASPVCKVVRFHMGNLQKKFPFSLRLISKSSLQIRDNAIESARQISNKALEKKLGKTGFQMIIKVYPHHILRENPLAAGAGADRMSTGMAHSFGKAIGIAARVKKGQTLIHVFVEKDHVPVAKQALKLAGSKLPCSTSIVIDKA